Genomic DNA from Candidatus Methylomirabilota bacterium:
CTGGGCGTAGATCTCCTGGCCGCGGGCCGGGTCGTAGAGGGCGTTGGCGTCGGGATAGTACGACGGCTCGTCGAGGTACGGCCAGGGCATGAGGTCGAACGCGTAGACCTTCATCGAATTTCCGCGCGCGTCATCCGCCGAGCTCCAGCGGCTTTCCGTCGAGGTCTTCGGCACGCTCGACCTTGATGAGCACCGCGTAACCCTTCTTCTCCGGGTCGCGGTCCTTCTCCGGCTGCACCAGGCGCTCCCAGACCGTCTCGTACGCCGGTCCCGAGCGGTGAATCGCGGCGGTGCCGTAGAAGCGGGCGATGCCGCCTTTGGGCAGGAGGCCGGATTCCCGGAGCGGAGGCTTCCTGAGGAAGACGGTGACCTTGGTCCCGTCCCGGAGATTGGCGTTGGTCGAGCCCTTGCCCCTCTCCCAGAGCGCGATGTGCTCGTCGTCGAAGACCATGGTGCTGCCGCGCGGGCTCACCTGGGCGAATCCGCTCGGAAGCACGGTGCCCACCAGGCACACGTTGGCGGGGAACGCGGTGTTGATGTGCTCGTGAAGGGCTTGGGGAATCTTGGCCAAGGCACACTCTCCTTTCATGATCCCGGACGTCGGGCCCTCACGTTAGCCTGTGCTCTCCCACCCGTCAACGGCTCTCGGATCGTGAGGCCTGACCCCTGCTATCCTGGGGAAGATGACCGCTCGGCTCCGCTGGATCATGTGGGGCATTCCCGCCTTCATCTTTCTCTTCGCCTTTCTTCATCGGGTGGCCCCGGGCGTCGTGGCCAAGGAGATCATGCAGGCCTTCGAGGCCAGCGGCACCATCGTGGGGCTGCTCTCGGCCACGTACTTCTACGCCTATGCCGGGTTCATGATCCCGGCCGGACTGC
This window encodes:
- a CDS encoding pyridoxamine 5'-phosphate oxidase family protein — its product is MAKIPQALHEHINTAFPANVCLVGTVLPSGFAQVSPRGSTMVFDDEHIALWERGKGSTNANLRDGTKVTVFLRKPPLRESGLLPKGGIARFYGTAAIHRSGPAYETVWERLVQPEKDRDPEKKGYAVLIKVERAEDLDGKPLELGG